In one Lolium rigidum isolate FL_2022 chromosome 3, APGP_CSIRO_Lrig_0.1, whole genome shotgun sequence genomic region, the following are encoded:
- the LOC124694317 gene encoding protein PAIR1-like, which produces MNNAQDAGWTLKMNHAQLACWTLKMNQVLEANGKPMMKQVPATEVMEAPKQEEVPIQMVNPQVATKKAPLSAIINLDDEDDEEGGDWSAPCVILKTDTVVPLHSLLLEVNPAESLRLSLCVYVAGVAGELMWEEAMCEDAMEILQRARKRRRREENKAIVLVQE; this is translated from the exons ATGAACAATGCACAGGATGCAGGTTGGACCTTGAAGATGAACCATGCACAGCTTGCATGTTGGACCTTGAAGATGAACCAAGTGCTGGAAGCAAATGGAAAGCCCATGATGAAGCAAGTACCAGCAACAGAAGT GATGGAGGCACCAAAACAGGAAGAGGTGCCGATTCAGATGGTCAATCCGCAAGTGGCAACTAAGAAG GCACCGCTGAGCGCAATCATCAACCTGgacgacgaagatgacgaggaggGCGGCGACTGGAGCGCGCCGTGCGTCATCCTGAAGACCGACACAG TTGTTCCCCTCCACTCGTTGTTACTGGAAGTAAACCCAGCTGAGAGCCTGAGACTGTCCCTGTGTGTGTATGTTGCAGGCGTGGCGGGCGAGCTGATGTGGGAGGAAGCGATGTGCGAGGACGCGATGGAGATCCTGCAGAGGGCGAGGAAGAGGCGGCGGAGGGAGGAAAACAAGGCCATCGTGCTCGTCCAAGAGTAG
- the LOC124694544 gene encoding protein PAIR1-like: MKLKINKACDLASISVLPPRRNRGGGGGGGGASASAAGAAASQQQRSQSMSQKSFSQGGGGLSLLQSQSQISQASLDENLLSPRHPSPARDQRFSLHDDSSKRMSSFPANSASSVRDESQLQMAKTSSKAILRWNPSLPDSKSGQLNEDVERKFQHVASSVHKMGMVLDSVQNDVMQLNRAMKEASLDSGSIQKKFVLVETSLQQILKGQEELKALFEGSTKSKPDQMSALNYHTSKLDEMSSTLLVLKQVQEDLTQLKGDIFRIFTKEMEGIVRAISSLNSRPDAMQAPTVCVLVTQLIKCTSIAAFPSYSFFLCFAEAPELQHQQKISD, translated from the exons ATGAAGCTGAAGATCAACAAGGCGTGCGACCTCGCCTCCATCTCCGTCCTCCCTCCCCG GAGGAACcgagggggcggcggtggcggtggcggggccAGCGCGTCCGCGGCTGGCGCGGCCGCGTCGCAGCAGCAGCGGTCCCAGTCCATGTCGCAGAAGTCCTTCTCGCAGGGAGGCGGCGG CTTGTCGCTGTTGCAGTCGCAGTCGCAGATCTCGCAGGCTTCCCTCGACGAGAACCTCCTCAGCCCTCGTCACCCCTCCCCCGCGCGCGATCAG AGATTCTCCTTGCATGATGACTCGTCGAAGAGGATGTCTTCATTTCCAGCCAATTCAGCTTCTTCTGTGCGTGATGAATCTCAGCTGCAAATGGCAAAAACTTCAAGCAAAGCTATCCTTCGGTGGAATCCCTCTCTTCCAGATAGCAAAT CAGGTCAGCTTAATGAGGATGTTGAGCGCAAATTTCAGCATGTTGCAAGTTCAGTGCATAAGATGGGAATGGTATTAGACTCTGTTCAAAATGATGTTATGCAGTTAAACAGAGCCATGAAAGAGGCGTCACTAGATT CTGGTAGCATACAGAAAAAGTTTGTGCTTGTAGAGACCTCTCTCCAGCAAATT CTTAAGGGACAAGAAGAACTCAAGGCACTCTTTGAAGGCAGCACAAAAAGCAAACCTGACCAGATGAGTGCTCTGAACTACCACACCAGCAAACTCGATGAGATGTCGTCGACACTTTTAGTCTTGAAGCAAGTGCAGGAAGATTTGACGCAACTGAAGGGTGACATCTTCAGAATCTTtacaaaagagatggag GGGATTGTTAGAGCTATCAGTTCTCTCAATAGTAGGCCTGATGCAATGCAAGCACCAACAGTATGTGTCCTTGTTACCCAACTGATTAAATGCACAAGTATTGCAGCATTCCCCTCTTACTCTTTTTTTCTTTGCTTTGCTGAAGCACCTGAGCTGCAACACCAACAGAAAATCTCCGATTAA